In a single window of the Saccharothrix australiensis genome:
- a CDS encoding cyclase family protein, with amino-acid sequence MNPDLLRNYLVRHHVGRRDVLRMAGAAGAAGLVGAASSAPASATTGPAEADATRLDDTPFDYADPANLSDWAPSRYGPDDQRGTLNEVTPAKTAAALALLRPRRDVTTYNLGELMWNGFPAFRTEPRRTYEQRLTVLGYQPPPGFREQGGILVTPEPLGDNRISIHEERFEAELSAAHPRPVATTFQIGSQLDNLNHIGAAEFFYNGLRGPDIARGHGTVRLGAENVGPVVTRGVLLDVLGVKLAGDRREDLAEPAANGRPLLRENYRITVEDIRDAMEFGGIDRLEPGDAILFRTGWSNLLARRDPADIARWEGARGLPGIYLREARWLARARPAVIGGDTWALEVVGNPVNDAAVVFPAHQELIMRHGIRIGESYVVDRLAADRVHEFVFIVTPQYSQGATAGNTPPAALGQPRRR; translated from the coding sequence GTGAACCCCGATCTGCTGCGCAACTACCTCGTCCGCCACCACGTCGGACGCCGTGACGTGCTCCGGATGGCGGGCGCGGCGGGCGCCGCCGGACTCGTCGGCGCCGCGTCGTCCGCACCGGCATCCGCGACCACGGGGCCCGCTGAGGCCGACGCCACCCGGCTCGACGACACGCCGTTCGACTACGCGGACCCGGCGAACCTGTCGGACTGGGCGCCCAGCCGGTACGGGCCGGACGACCAGCGCGGCACCCTCAACGAGGTCACCCCGGCGAAGACCGCCGCGGCCCTGGCCCTGCTGCGGCCCCGCCGCGACGTCACCACCTACAACCTGGGCGAGCTGATGTGGAACGGCTTCCCCGCCTTCCGGACCGAGCCCCGCCGCACCTACGAGCAGCGGCTCACCGTCCTGGGTTACCAGCCGCCACCGGGTTTCCGCGAGCAGGGCGGCATCCTGGTGACCCCGGAACCGCTGGGCGACAACCGGATCAGCATCCACGAGGAGCGGTTCGAGGCGGAGCTCTCGGCGGCGCACCCGCGGCCCGTGGCCACGACCTTCCAGATCGGCAGCCAGCTCGACAACCTCAACCACATCGGCGCGGCGGAGTTCTTCTACAACGGCCTGCGCGGCCCGGACATCGCGCGCGGCCACGGCACGGTGCGGCTCGGGGCGGAGAACGTGGGCCCGGTCGTCACGCGCGGCGTGCTGCTGGACGTGCTGGGGGTGAAGCTGGCCGGGGACCGCCGGGAGGACCTGGCCGAGCCCGCGGCCAACGGTCGACCGCTGCTGCGCGAGAACTACCGCATCACCGTCGAGGACATCCGGGACGCGATGGAGTTCGGCGGCATCGACCGCCTGGAGCCCGGTGACGCCATCCTGTTCCGCACCGGGTGGAGCAACCTGCTGGCGCGCCGCGACCCGGCCGACATCGCGCGCTGGGAGGGCGCGCGGGGGCTGCCCGGTATCTACCTGCGCGAGGCCAGGTGGCTGGCCCGCGCCCGGCCCGCGGTCATCGGCGGCGACACGTGGGCGCTGGAGGTGGTGGGCAACCCGGTCAACGACGCGGCCGTCGTGTTCCCGGCGCACCAGGAGTTGATCATGCGCCACGGCATCCGCATCGGCGAGTCCTACGTCGTGGACCGCCTCGCGGCCGACCGCGTCCACGAGTTCGTGTTCATCGTGACGCCCCAGTACTCCCAGGGCGCGACGGCGGGCAACACCCCGCCCGCGGCGCTGGGCCAGCCCCGCCGCCGCTGA
- a CDS encoding carbamoyltransferase family protein yields MLTLGLSGHYGSDDVDLAPGIPRWYMHDAAACLVADGELVAAVEQERFNRIKHTTKFPVAAIRACLDLGGVGPEDVDAVGYYFGEEFSDIALNTWYAAIPTLPARTTRQVIQDKLHAEFDWRVPDDRLQFTAHHLSHARSSFTRSGMGEALVVVMDGRSEDDSTSIFRGEGDKLEKLATYSIAQSLGLFYMSAINLVRYGFGDEYKVMGLAPYGDPAVYRDVFHTLYTLHDHGQYELTKGTVDMHLVAATFRSAGLWPRRAGEPVTQQHMDFAAGLQEMLETVSLHVVSHWAEATGLSKLCFVGGVAHNSSLNGVLLRSGLFEEVFVHPASHDAGAAEGAALEAAQTLGDRPARQPRMRTASLGGHLGTRAEVERTLRGWSDLVEYERPDDIVTAAAGLLAEGAVLGWAHGRSEFGPRALGNRSIIADARPAENRTRINAMVKKRESFRPFAPAVTPEDAATYFDLTGTKADHEFMSFVVHVHPDRRDELGAVTHVDGSARLQVVDPGTNQRFYRLIKAFGELTGTPVLLNTSFNNDAEPIVETATDVITSFLTTGLDALVIEDFLVRRRDAVLPALDGLVPRLRPVTRLKEEWNPRAAGAASVRHVYLSCTDGPRAEVSSPVFDLLRFTDGASTLGALAERHLAGPLTDAVREELFGLWQQRYFSLTPQALA; encoded by the coding sequence GTGTTGACACTCGGCCTGAGCGGGCACTACGGGTCCGACGACGTGGACCTGGCACCCGGCATCCCGCGCTGGTACATGCACGACGCGGCCGCCTGCCTGGTCGCCGACGGCGAGCTGGTCGCCGCGGTGGAGCAGGAGCGCTTCAACCGGATCAAGCACACCACCAAGTTCCCGGTCGCGGCCATCCGCGCGTGCCTCGACCTGGGTGGGGTCGGCCCGGAGGACGTCGACGCCGTCGGCTACTACTTCGGTGAGGAATTCAGCGACATCGCGCTCAACACGTGGTACGCGGCGATCCCGACCCTGCCCGCCCGCACGACCCGCCAGGTGATCCAGGACAAACTGCACGCGGAGTTCGACTGGCGCGTGCCCGACGACCGCCTCCAGTTCACCGCGCACCACCTGTCGCACGCGCGGTCCAGCTTCACGCGGTCGGGCATGGGCGAAGCGCTCGTGGTCGTCATGGACGGCCGTTCCGAGGATGATTCGACGTCGATCTTCCGCGGCGAGGGGGACAAACTGGAGAAGCTCGCCACCTACTCCATCGCCCAGTCGCTCGGCCTGTTCTACATGTCGGCGATCAACCTGGTCCGCTACGGTTTCGGCGACGAGTACAAGGTGATGGGCCTCGCGCCGTACGGCGACCCGGCGGTGTACCGGGACGTTTTCCACACCCTGTACACGCTGCACGACCACGGCCAGTACGAGCTGACCAAGGGCACCGTCGACATGCACCTGGTGGCGGCGACGTTCCGCTCCGCCGGGCTGTGGCCGCGGCGCGCCGGTGAGCCGGTGACGCAGCAGCACATGGACTTCGCCGCCGGCCTCCAGGAGATGCTGGAGACGGTCTCGCTGCACGTCGTCTCGCACTGGGCGGAGGCGACCGGGCTGTCCAAGCTCTGCTTCGTCGGCGGTGTCGCCCACAACAGCAGCCTCAACGGCGTCCTCCTGCGCTCGGGCCTGTTCGAGGAGGTGTTCGTGCACCCCGCCTCGCACGACGCGGGCGCGGCGGAGGGCGCGGCCCTGGAGGCGGCCCAGACCCTGGGCGACCGGCCGGCCCGACAGCCGCGGATGCGCACCGCCAGCCTGGGCGGCCACCTCGGCACGCGCGCGGAGGTCGAGCGCACGCTGCGCGGCTGGAGCGACCTGGTCGAGTACGAGCGGCCCGACGACATCGTCACCGCGGCGGCCGGCCTGCTCGCCGAGGGCGCGGTGCTCGGCTGGGCGCACGGCCGCTCCGAGTTCGGCCCGCGCGCCCTGGGCAACCGGAGCATCATCGCCGACGCGCGGCCCGCCGAGAACCGCACGCGGATCAACGCGATGGTCAAGAAGCGGGAGAGCTTCCGCCCGTTCGCGCCGGCGGTCACCCCGGAGGACGCCGCGACCTACTTCGACCTCACCGGGACGAAGGCGGACCACGAGTTCATGTCGTTCGTCGTCCACGTGCACCCCGACCGCAGGGACGAACTGGGCGCGGTGACGCACGTCGACGGGTCCGCCCGGCTCCAGGTCGTCGACCCGGGGACCAACCAGCGGTTCTACCGGTTGATCAAGGCGTTCGGCGAGCTGACCGGGACACCGGTGCTGCTGAACACCTCGTTCAACAACGACGCGGAGCCGATCGTCGAGACGGCCACCGACGTGATCACCTCGTTCCTCACCACCGGGCTCGACGCGCTGGTCATCGAGGACTTCCTGGTCCGCCGCCGGGACGCCGTGCTGCCCGCGCTGGACGGCCTGGTGCCGCGCCTGCGGCCGGTGACCAGGCTGAAGGAGGAGTGGAACCCCCGCGCCGCGGGCGCGGCGTCGGTCCGCCACGTCTACCTCTCCTGCACCGACGGCCCCCGCGCGGAGGTCTCGTCGCCGGTGTTCGACCTGCTCCGCTTCACCGACGGCGCGAGCACGCTCGGCGCGCTGGCGGAGCGCCACCTGGCCGGACCGCTCACCGACGCGGTGCGCGAGGAGCTGTTCGGTTTGTGGCAGCAGCGGTACTTCTCGCTGACGCCGCAAGCGCTCGCCTGA